The Frondihabitans australicus genome includes a region encoding these proteins:
- a CDS encoding TetR/AcrR family transcriptional regulator: MTDRPVVRRTGGRSSRVLDSIYTAVGELVGARAEKITFPVIAERAGVNPTTLYRRWVDVDALLEEVTVAALTRDADAAPDTGSVRGDLEEWAGLVVQDVTRPERVRFLRAMVGARTDLITRCLITEKRRDQASDVVGRAVERGEAAPSVAQILDHVIAPIYYRVVFALEVTDADARCLVDDVLAMAR, from the coding sequence ATGACCGATCGCCCCGTCGTGCGTCGCACGGGCGGCCGCAGCAGCCGCGTCCTGGACTCCATCTACACCGCCGTCGGTGAACTCGTCGGCGCTCGGGCGGAGAAGATCACCTTCCCCGTGATCGCCGAGCGGGCCGGGGTCAACCCGACGACGCTCTACCGACGGTGGGTCGATGTCGACGCGCTGCTGGAGGAGGTCACGGTCGCCGCCCTCACCCGCGATGCCGACGCGGCTCCCGACACCGGATCGGTTCGCGGCGACCTCGAGGAGTGGGCCGGACTCGTCGTCCAGGACGTCACGAGGCCCGAGCGCGTCCGCTTCCTCCGCGCCATGGTCGGCGCCCGGACCGACCTGATCACCCGGTGCCTGATCACCGAGAAGCGCCGAGACCAGGCGTCCGACGTCGTGGGCCGAGCCGTGGAACGCGGCGAGGCCGCTCCGTCGGTCGCCCAGATCCTCGACCACGTGATCGCGCCGATCTACTACCGCGTCGTCTTCGCGCTCGAGGTGACCGACGCCGACGCTCGGTGCCTCGTCGACGACGTCCTCGCCATGGCCCGCTGA
- a CDS encoding type III polyketide synthase produces MPAIRAIETAVPRAVADQRALRDLLLGQPGYGRLGRRLVTAAFDNSGIESRHVAIEEFATGAAGPNPDFFAAGRILDPGTRTRNDAYADAAPALLAAAASRAIDAVPGLTRRDVTHVVTISCTGFFSPGPDFALVRDLGLDPGTQRYHLGFMGCCAAFPGLRIADQLVRADPSAVVLVASVELCSLHVHLDDDPDQIVASSVFADGAASAIVTATPPDDPADAGRAGAAPFLDLEAFQTSIVPGSEAEMAWTIGDHGFDMTLSSYVPKVVGQSIRQTLAPLLDGAEAPEAWAIHPGGRSILDRVQAALALDDEQLALSRDVLRRFGNMSSATVLFELAELLHQAGVGAMGRARERRSVAAVAFGPGLTVEAARLTLVVGRAAPAPSGSDSVAHDVAAAATRP; encoded by the coding sequence ATGCCCGCGATTCGCGCCATCGAGACGGCCGTCCCCCGGGCGGTCGCCGATCAACGGGCCCTCCGCGATCTGCTCCTGGGCCAGCCCGGCTACGGTCGTCTCGGGCGCCGACTGGTCACCGCGGCGTTCGACAACTCCGGAATCGAGTCGCGTCATGTGGCGATCGAGGAGTTCGCGACAGGAGCCGCGGGCCCGAATCCGGACTTCTTCGCAGCCGGCCGCATTCTCGACCCCGGCACCCGCACCCGCAACGACGCCTATGCCGACGCCGCCCCGGCGCTCCTCGCCGCGGCCGCGTCCCGCGCGATCGACGCCGTCCCCGGTCTCACCCGCCGAGACGTCACCCACGTCGTGACGATCTCCTGCACCGGCTTCTTCTCGCCCGGCCCCGACTTCGCGCTGGTGCGAGACCTCGGCCTCGACCCCGGCACGCAGCGCTACCACCTCGGCTTCATGGGCTGCTGCGCAGCATTCCCAGGGCTCAGGATCGCCGACCAGCTCGTCCGGGCCGACCCCTCGGCCGTCGTGCTCGTCGCCTCGGTCGAGCTCTGCTCGCTTCACGTGCACCTGGACGACGACCCCGACCAGATCGTCGCCTCGTCGGTCTTCGCCGACGGCGCCGCCTCCGCGATCGTGACCGCGACCCCGCCGGATGACCCCGCGGACGCCGGCCGCGCGGGCGCTGCGCCGTTCCTCGACCTGGAGGCGTTCCAGACGTCCATCGTGCCGGGCAGCGAGGCGGAGATGGCCTGGACGATCGGCGACCACGGCTTCGACATGACCCTGTCGAGCTACGTGCCGAAGGTCGTCGGCCAGAGCATCCGCCAGACCCTGGCCCCGCTCCTCGACGGCGCCGAGGCTCCGGAGGCGTGGGCGATCCATCCCGGAGGCCGCAGCATCCTCGACCGCGTGCAGGCGGCGCTCGCGCTCGACGACGAGCAGCTCGCGCTCAGTCGCGACGTCCTGCGCCGTTTCGGCAACATGTCGAGCGCGACGGTCCTGTTCGAGCTGGCAGAGCTTCTGCATCAGGCGGGCGTCGGTGCGATGGGCCGGGCGAGGGAGCGACGATCGGTCGCAGCCGTCGCGTTCGGGCCGGGTCTCACCGTGGAGGCCGCGCGGCTGACGCTGGTCGTCGGCCGTGCGGCTCCTGCGCCCTCGGGGTCGGACTCGGTCGCGCACGACGTGGCGGCCGCCGCGACCCGGCCATGA
- a CDS encoding DUF4870 domain-containing protein, with product MSTPQPNPYAQPSTQPPLQPGEERQYSLLTHLLSIFFGFIPAVIFFVLYRDRGPFVRNHVVTEWNFQLTALIVQVLFGVVAVIGWATVFASGLSGASDHRVPPGIGLFFLGYVLIFATQIVRVIFGSVATVAANRGRFYRYPLAVRFVKE from the coding sequence ATGAGCACCCCTCAGCCGAATCCGTATGCGCAGCCGTCGACGCAGCCGCCCCTGCAGCCGGGCGAGGAGCGTCAGTACTCGTTGCTGACGCACCTGCTGAGCATCTTCTTCGGCTTCATCCCCGCCGTCATCTTCTTCGTGCTCTACCGCGACCGCGGGCCGTTCGTGCGGAATCACGTGGTCACGGAGTGGAACTTCCAGCTGACCGCGCTCATCGTGCAGGTGCTGTTCGGCGTCGTCGCCGTCATCGGCTGGGCGACCGTCTTCGCGTCGGGTCTCTCGGGCGCGTCGGATCACAGGGTGCCACCGGGCATCGGGCTGTTCTTCCTCGGCTACGTGCTCATCTTCGCCACGCAGATCGTCCGGGTGATCTTCGGCAGCGTCGCCACGGTGGCCGCGAACCGCGGGCGCTTCTACCGCTACCCGCTGGCCGTGCGGTTCGTGAAGGAGTAG